The DNA window GTCTGATTCCTCCCCGCCGAGACATCCATGAGTTTGATTGCACTGCATGGGTTTTCTTTGCTATTATCTTTGTTTCTCCTTTTTCccttcttgttcttttttcctGCCTCTGCAAAATGTTTGCAAAAGAAATTAGGGGAACTGGAAAAAACGAAAGGTTCATGATAAGTTTGGGGTTCTCATGTTGGGTGAGTTCATACATTCTTCACATGGATAAGAAGAATGTGAACAAATGAACAATCCAAGCATCTGTAACCATTAGCAGACAGGAAACAGCAAGGACCAATACGTGGTTGCAGTTCATAACAGTCGTGGTTCTGTTAAACGTATTCATGTTGATAGGTGGGATAACACGCAGAAGTTACATGTTTACTATGAGAACAGCTGTATACATTTGCTTGTGGCCATACACATGTTCCTTAAGGAAAACTCAGCATGGCAATCAGTGATTAACTTTCTGTTCTCATATCCATATAACTACTTtggtaaaagaaaaatccatATAACTATAGGAAACGATCCAGAACATTATTAGATATTACAGTCTCTTACATAACATTACTAGATATCATGGATTTATGGTTGCAAAACATTTGAATGGATTAAAAGAAATATTATGGTGTCATTAGGGAAATGGAATATTCTTTTCAGTACACTGGATTCCTAGGAGAAGTTGTATCTTTAGCTGGAAGCCAACAATAATACTTTGTGTTGGTTCATTGTAGTAAAAGCTTTTGATAAAAGGGTATATGAAAAATGACTCTTGAACAAATCTATTCTCCTGTTAGTTCTTAACACATAAATTTACATTGCAACATTACAGATTCCACTAAATTGCAACATTTGCAAGAATGGCAAGAAATGTACTCACCTTGCTTCTGGATGGACGCTTTTGCACTGATACACCTGATATTCATCATGAGTATCTTGGTTCAGTTTCTGTATAAGAAAATAAGGTGGTGCAGGCAGAGATTTAAGACATCAACTGCTGAAAGCAAGCATTCATATCAGGAACAGAAGAACACAGACAAAAAGCTGGGTATAACATATCAAGCAAGCAAAGTTTGTTGCCTGCTTAACTTAGCAAGTCATACTCTGAAGATAGTAGTTTTGTTGTTACAAGGAAGCATAAGTGACTGCAAATATCCAGCATTTGTTCTAGGTGAAAGTGTGCAGGTGCTATCCTGGATAATATTATCACTAGTAGCGTTCAGTTTTCAGAAGACGAAATCCGCAAAGCTTCCGCTTATAATTCGAGCATGGTGGATATTTAGCTTTCTGCAATCAATTACCAGTGTGGTATTTGATCTCAGGTCCATTTTACTCGATCATGAATATTTAGGacctgaaaaatggattaaccTGTTCATGCTTGTTATCTGCACTCTTCTATTTGTAATTTCCGCCAGGGGAAAAACAGGAATCACCCTTGTAGATAACAGCATAACAGAGCCACTATTGAGTCCATCTACAGGACAGCAGACAGAAATCAAAAGGCCATGCCCATATGGAAAAGCAAATCTTCTACAACTTGTCACATTCTCCTGGATGAACCCTGTGTTTGCTATTGGATACAAGAAACCTCTAGATAAGAATGATGTGCCAGATGTCTATGGGAAGGACTCCGCTGAGTTCCTTTCTGATTCATTCAAAAAAATCATAGATGATGTTGAGAACAGGCATGGTCTAAATACTAAATCAATTTACACAGCAATGTTCCTATTTATTAGAAGAAAAGCTATAATGAATGCAGGATTTGCAGTCTTAAGTGCAAGTGCATCCTATGTTGGACCATCCCTGATCAATGACTTGGTGAAGTACCTAGGGGGAGAGAGGCAGTATGGACTCAAAAGAGGTTACCTTCTGGCTGTTGCTTTTCTCAGTGCCAAAGTTGTGGAAACAGTTGCTCAGAGACAATGGATTTTCGGGGCTCGACAGCTCGGGATGCGGCTGCGGGCGGCTTTGATATCACATATCTATCAAAAGGGACTCCGCCTATCCTGCAGTTCAAGGCAGAAACACACAAGTGGAGAGATCATTAACTACATGAGTGTAGATGTACAAAGGATAACTGATGTTATATGGTACACCAACTATATTTGGATGTTACCCATACAGCTTTCTCTTGCTGTCTATGTTCTCCATCAAAATCTAGGGGTTGGAGCCTGGGCTGGTTTAGCAGCAACACTGGCAATAATGGCTTGCAATATTCCACTGACCAGAATGCAGAAAAGGTTGCAGGCCAAGATCATGGCAGCTAAAGATGGTAGAATGAAGTCAACGACAGAAGTTCTTAGAAGCATGAAGATACTCAAACTTCAAGCATGGGATATGCAGTACCTTCAGAAGCTAGAAGCTTTACGAAACGAGGAGTACAATTGGCTGTGGAGATCTGTGAGGTTGTCCGCTGTAACAACATTCATATTTTGGGGGGCACCTGCATTCATATCCTCCATAACATTTGGCGCATGCATATTGATGGGAATTCCTTTGACTGCTGGTACTGTTTTGTCTGCTCTTGCTACATTCCGGATGCTACAAGATCCAATCTTCACTCTTCCCGACTTGCTTTCAGTGTTTGCTCAAGGAAAAGTTTCAGGTGATAGGGTGGCCAAATACCTCCAGGAAGAAGAATTGAAATATGATGCAGTTATTGAAATACCCAGGAATGACACAGAATATGATATTGAGATTGATTATGGAATATTCAGCTGGGAACTCGAGACAACATCTCCAACTCTGAAAGACGTAGAACTAAAAGTAAAAAGAGGGATGAAAGTAGCAATCTGTGGAATGGTCGGATCTGGAAAATCAAGTCTATTATCATCCATACTTGGGGAGATGCCAAAGCTAGCTGGGACTGTGAGGGTCAGTGGGAGCAAAGCATATGTTCCTCAAAGCGCCTGGATCCTGTCTGGGAACATCAGGGACAACATTCTGTTTGGAAATCCATATGACAAAGAAAAGTATGACAAGATAATACAAGCTTGTGCGCTGACTAAAGATCTTGAGTTGTTTGCAAATGGTGATTTGACGGAGATTGGTGAAAGAGGAATTAACATGAGTGGTGGACAGAAACAACGAATTCAGATAGCAAGGTCAGTATATGAAGATGCAGACATATACCTTTTTGATGATCCTTTCAGTGCAGTGGATGCTCATACTGGAAGCCAACTTTTCAAGGTTTGTTCTGttagtttaaaactttcaatAAATGCTCAAGTATGAAGGTTATGTCTTAACTCCATTCTTCGTGGCATTAACTCCATTCTTCATGGCATAacgttaataaaaaaaagggcaaaaccTATTTCGTTACTTTTAGACCAATAATCGTTAGACTCTAAGCAAATGAAACAAATTGCCTTGGCAGGATTGCCTGATGGGAATTCTTAAAGACAAAACAATACTGTATGTGACCCACCAAGTTGAATTTCTTCCTACCGCTGACCTTATACTGGTATGTATCTAAAATACTTTTTGGTAGATAATCATGTCAAAAGGTTAGTGTTGTTAAATAATAACACGTCGATGCAAAAAATAGGTGATGCAGGATGGGAACATTGTTCAGAAAGGGAAATTTGATGAGCTTCTTCAACAGAACATAGGATTTGAAGCCATAGTGGGAGCCCACAGCCAGGCTCTTGAGTCTGTCATAAATGCCGAAAGTTCTAGCAGAGTGACATCCACTGAGAACAGTAAACCAGCAGATACTGATGATGAGTTTGAAGCAGAAAATGAAACAGATGATCAAATTCAGGGTATAACAAAGCAAGAGTCTGCACATGATGTATCACAGGACATCAATGAGAAAGGGAGGTTAACACAAGATGAAGAGCGAGAAAAGGGAGGTATTGGCAAGAAGGTTTACTGGGCATACCTGAGGGCAGTTTATGGAGGTGCCTTAGTGCCAGTCACAATCGCAGCACAGTCCTTCTTCCAAATATTTCAGGTAGCAAGCAACTATTGGATGGCATGGGCATCTCCTCCAACATCAGCAACCAGGCCAACTGTCGGATTAGGGCTCATGTTTGCCGTATACATAGCATTGTCAATTGGAAGTGCCTTGTGTGTCTTCGCTCGGTCCATGCTTGTTTCACTAATTGGGCTACTAACATCAGAAAAGTTCTTCAAGAACATGCTCCACTGCATCATGCGAGCCCCAATGTCCTTCTTTGACTCCACGCCTACTGGAAGAATTCTGAACAGGGTTAAGACTGACTTAGTTTGTAAACCATTTTATACTGCATCACGTACTCTCTCCACCCCTAAACTAATAGGTGTGTATTTATGCTTTAACAGGCCTCCAATGACCAAAGTGTTCTAGATCTGGAAATAGCAAACAAGCTTGGTTGGTGCGTATTTTCAGTCATACAAATTCTGGGGACCATTGGTGTTATGTCCCAGGTTGCCTGGCCAGTTTTTGCCATCTTCGTTCCAGTAACGGTGGTCTGTTTCATGTGTCAGGTATGAACTcccaacaagaaaaaaaaactttattacTAGCCTTTTGTACTACCATAGCACCATGTGCAAAAGTCACTCTGTGCACCACGATGAGTTCCAAGAAGCTATAGGTACACCTTTTCTCCATAAATTATAGCGTTCATTCACAAAATACTGAAACCACATACTCTATGTAATGTGCAGCGATACTACATACCAACAGCAAGAGAATTGGCTCGTTTATCACAAATCCAAAGGGCTCCCATCCTACACCATTTTGCAGAATCGCTTACAGGAGCATCAAGTATAAGAGCATATGGACAAAAAGATCGTTTCAGAAAATCAAACCTTGGACTTGTCGACAATCACTCCCGGCCATGGTTCCATAACATTTCTTCAATGGAATGGCTTTCTTTCAGGCTAAACATGTTATCCAACTTTGTCTTTGCTTTCTCTTTGACCCTGCTAGTGAGCCTTCCTGAAGGTTTTATAAATCCAAGTAAGCTCTAAGAAGCACTTAGGCTCTTGGTGATTATGGAAGCATTAAGTCACTCTATGTTGGCTGTTTTCAAACTTATATATTGTACATGCAGGCATTGCTGGACTTGCGGTGACCTATGCATTGAACCTCAACTCACAGTTGGCATCTATTATTTGGAACATCTGCAACACAGAGAACAAAATGATATCAGTTGAAAGAATTTTGCAGTACTCAAGGATCCCTAGTGAGGCTCCTCTAGTAGTTGATTATCGCCGCCCCCCAAACAACTGGCCACTTGATGGAAATATCAATATAAGATGCTTGGAGGTAAGTGCAATGGTGCTATGAGCTGTGAATCTAGACAAGAAAGTTTATAatgcaaat is part of the Oryza glaberrima chromosome 4, OglaRS2, whole genome shotgun sequence genome and encodes:
- the LOC127770402 gene encoding putative ABC transporter C family member 15; this translates as MEGASLHLHVLARIPETAQQAFLRWGLLRDSSNSTKLQHLQEWQEMYSPCFWMDAFALIHLIFIMSILVQFLYKKIRWCRQRFKTSTAESKHSYQEQKNTDKKLGITYQASKVCCLLNLASHTLKIVVLLLQGSISDCKYPAFVLGESVQVLSWIILSLVAFSFQKTKSAKLPLIIRAWWIFSFLQSITSVVFDLRSILLDHEYLGPEKWINLFMLVICTLLFVISARGKTGITLVDNSITEPLLSPSTGQQTEIKRPCPYGKANLLQLVTFSWMNPVFAIGYKKPLDKNDVPDVYGKDSAEFLSDSFKKIIDDVENRHGLNTKSIYTAMFLFIRRKAIMNAGFAVLSASASYVGPSLINDLVKYLGGERQYGLKRGYLLAVAFLSAKVVETVAQRQWIFGARQLGMRLRAALISHIYQKGLRLSCSSRQKHTSGEIINYMSVDVQRITDVIWYTNYIWMLPIQLSLAVYVLHQNLGVGAWAGLAATLAIMACNIPLTRMQKRLQAKIMAAKDGRMKSTTEVLRSMKILKLQAWDMQYLQKLEALRNEEYNWLWRSVRLSAVTTFIFWGAPAFISSITFGACILMGIPLTAGTVLSALATFRMLQDPIFTLPDLLSVFAQGKVSGDRVAKYLQEEELKYDAVIEIPRNDTEYDIEIDYGIFSWELETTSPTLKDVELKVKRGMKVAICGMVGSGKSSLLSSILGEMPKLAGTVRVSGSKAYVPQSAWILSGNIRDNILFGNPYDKEKYDKIIQACALTKDLELFANGDLTEIGERGINMSGGQKQRIQIARSVYEDADIYLFDDPFSAVDAHTGSQLFKDCLMGILKDKTILYVTHQVEFLPTADLILVMQDGNIVQKGKFDELLQQNIGFEAIVGAHSQALESVINAESSSRVTSTENSKPADTDDEFEAENETDDQIQGITKQESAHDVSQDINEKGRLTQDEEREKGGIGKKVYWAYLRAVYGGALVPVTIAAQSFFQIFQVASNYWMAWASPPTSATRPTVGLGLMFAVYIALSIGSALCVFARSMLVSLIGLLTSEKFFKNMLHCIMRAPMSFFDSTPTGRILNRASNDQSVLDLEIANKLGWCVFSVIQILGTIGVMSQVAWPVFAIFVPVTVVCFMCQRYYIPTARELARLSQIQRAPILHHFAESLTGASSIRAYGQKDRFRKSNLGLVDNHSRPWFHNISSMEWLSFRLNMLSNFVFAFSLTLLVSLPEGFINPSIAGLAVTYALNLNSQLASIIWNICNTENKMISVERILQYSRIPSEAPLVVDYRRPPNNWPLDGNINIRCLEVRYAEHLPSVLRNISCTIPGRKKVGIVGRTGSGKSTLIQALFRIVEPREGTIEIDNIDICRIGLHDLRGRLSIIPQDPTMFEGTVRGNLDPVNEYSDQRIWEILDKCQLGDIVRQSPKKLDSTVVENGENWSVGQRQLFCLGRVLLKRSNVLILDEATASVDSSTDAIIQETIRDEFRDCTVLTIAHRIHTVIDSDLILVFSEGRIIEYDTPLKLLENENSEFSRLIKEYSRRSKGF